The following are encoded in a window of Psychrobacter sp. P11F6 genomic DNA:
- a CDS encoding alpha/beta hydrolase, which yields MSKSTVLSINALLNKALMTIKLASTDRIDNGIKEENGTQENRLTVKQKVLSYNPLTTCQPHTLHYAMKGVSYLPTPLLESLVGYLKGPTSKQYLHADAHLRLILAVNSKLKTPLELTPMHELRERFAADAVAMQAPQVWQQASDNIIGNMKRFTKKNQKLVHWEDKVIANADDGDMTIRCYQSDASSHGLGFKKADTHNSDETVLLYFHGGGFCIGDVNTHHEFCHAVCEQTGWPIVSVDYRLAPEHPAPAALKDCITAYAWLAEHCHTLGALPSRIVLAGDSAGGGLSTLIAQQLTAPSQVAWSDLGSAGQKMFDLLERLPKPLAQMPLYPVTDIETDYPSWELYGEGLLLDHADVAVFDAACLDNSPLPRQHILNCPMLGDHSKVCPTYIVAAELDVLRDEAFAYAKQLKMHGIAIETHTILGAPHGFIHFMSIHQGIGQSTDDIIKGFASFVRNVINTQSQLAA from the coding sequence ATGTCTAAATCAACCGTGTTATCAATCAATGCGCTATTAAATAAAGCGCTGATGACGATAAAGCTCGCATCAACAGATCGTATAGATAATGGTATAAAAGAAGAAAATGGCACTCAAGAGAATCGTTTGACCGTCAAACAAAAAGTGCTTAGCTATAACCCGTTGACGACTTGCCAGCCGCATACCTTGCACTATGCCATGAAAGGAGTCAGCTATCTGCCAACGCCACTATTAGAGAGCTTGGTTGGTTATTTGAAAGGACCTACCTCAAAACAATATCTGCACGCCGATGCTCACCTGCGTTTGATTCTCGCGGTGAATAGTAAGCTTAAAACGCCTCTTGAGCTGACACCAATGCATGAGCTGCGCGAAAGGTTCGCTGCTGACGCCGTGGCGATGCAAGCGCCGCAGGTATGGCAGCAAGCAAGTGACAATATCATCGGCAACATGAAGCGATTTACGAAAAAAAATCAGAAGCTTGTGCATTGGGAAGACAAAGTGATTGCCAACGCTGATGATGGCGATATGACCATTCGCTGTTATCAATCAGACGCGAGCTCTCATGGCTTAGGGTTCAAAAAAGCGGATACTCATAATTCTGATGAAACAGTGTTGTTATATTTTCATGGGGGTGGGTTTTGTATTGGTGATGTCAATACCCATCATGAATTTTGCCACGCGGTTTGTGAACAGACTGGCTGGCCGATAGTCAGTGTTGATTATCGCTTAGCACCTGAGCATCCAGCACCAGCCGCATTAAAAGACTGTATCACTGCCTATGCTTGGCTGGCTGAGCATTGCCATACCTTAGGTGCTTTACCCTCGCGAATCGTACTAGCAGGCGATAGTGCTGGCGGCGGATTGTCCACCTTAATTGCTCAACAACTCACTGCGCCCTCGCAAGTCGCATGGTCAGATCTGGGCAGTGCAGGTCAAAAAATGTTCGATTTATTAGAGCGCTTACCAAAGCCGCTTGCACAAATGCCTTTGTATCCTGTGACGGATATCGAAACCGATTATCCAAGTTGGGAGTTATATGGCGAGGGATTATTATTGGATCATGCCGATGTGGCTGTATTTGATGCTGCTTGTTTAGATAACAGCCCCTTGCCACGCCAGCATATCCTTAACTGTCCGATGCTTGGTGATCATAGTAAAGTATGCCCGACTTACATTGTCGCCGCAGAATTAGACGTATTACGTGATGAAGCATTTGCTTATGCAAAGCAGTTAAAGATGCATGGTATAGCAATCGAGACTCATACCATTCTTGGTGCGCCACATGGTTTTATTCATTTTATGAGTATTCATCAAGGTATCGGACAATCAACAGACGATATTATTAAAGGGTTTGCGAGTTTTGTGCGTAACGTTATCAATACCCAGTCACAATTAGCGGCATAG
- a CDS encoding 8-amino-7-oxononanoate synthase, with the protein MTGRITSHLQEALTALKATQQYRQLPNLHHHGRYVISEGKTLLNIASNDYLGLGGDTELQNEFLSQLTVLSVAQIPKMSATSSRLLTGNDAQLQALESELQEWYQTAVGKRDISASKSVLVLNSGYHANLGILPALTALPVKTLILADKLVHASIIDGLRLSQSKLVSYRRYRHNDYEHLATFIEQAAPDIERIIIVTESIFSMDGDRADLCQLVQLKASDARIELYVDEAHAIGVLGDTGLGLAEETQTLADIDYLVGTFGKAFASVGAYIMCDDVVKQWLINRMRPLIFSTALPPINHAWTRFILAKIPMLNNQRAHLARLSTKLSQAIDPRYRVSQNIQHPQYDSPIVPYVLGDNASTLAKAQQLQAAGFYTLPIRPPTVPANTARIRLVMNAKLTDEDCEQLIQQL; encoded by the coding sequence ATGACTGGACGTATAACTAGCCACCTACAAGAAGCGCTTACAGCACTCAAAGCCACCCAACAATATCGTCAATTACCCAATCTCCATCATCATGGGCGATACGTTATTAGCGAGGGTAAAACCTTACTCAATATCGCCAGTAACGATTATCTGGGCTTAGGCGGCGACACCGAATTACAAAACGAATTTCTCAGTCAACTAACAGTGTTATCAGTCGCACAAATACCTAAAATGAGTGCGACGTCCTCACGCTTGCTCACTGGAAATGATGCACAGCTACAAGCGCTAGAGTCTGAGCTGCAGGAATGGTATCAAACCGCTGTCGGCAAACGTGATATCTCTGCCTCAAAATCGGTGTTGGTATTGAATAGCGGCTATCATGCCAATCTTGGTATATTGCCAGCCCTGACAGCCTTGCCAGTCAAAACACTGATCTTAGCTGACAAGCTGGTACATGCCAGCATTATCGATGGGTTGCGGTTGAGCCAAAGCAAACTTGTCAGCTATCGTCGTTATCGTCACAATGATTATGAACATTTGGCGACGTTTATTGAGCAAGCAGCGCCAGACATTGAGCGCATCATTATTGTCACTGAGAGCATCTTTAGTATGGATGGTGATCGTGCGGATTTATGTCAACTGGTACAATTAAAAGCTAGCGATGCTCGTATCGAACTGTATGTCGATGAGGCTCATGCCATCGGTGTATTAGGTGATACAGGCTTGGGACTAGCAGAAGAAACGCAGACATTGGCTGATATTGACTATTTGGTCGGTACTTTCGGTAAAGCGTTTGCCTCGGTGGGTGCTTATATCATGTGCGATGATGTCGTCAAGCAATGGCTAATTAACCGCATGCGTCCACTCATTTTTAGTACTGCATTACCCCCTATCAATCACGCATGGACGCGATTTATTTTAGCAAAAATTCCAATGCTAAATAATCAACGGGCGCATTTAGCGAGGTTATCTACCAAGCTTAGTCAAGCCATCGACCCAAGATACCGTGTGTCCCAGAACATCCAGCATCCACAATATGACTCACCGATTGTGCCTTACGTCTTGGGCGACAATGCTAGCACGCTTGCCAAAGCACAACAATTGCAAGCAGCAGGTTTTTACACCCTGCCTATCAGGCCACCCACTGTGCCTGCAAACACCGCTCGTATCCGTTTGGTGATGAATGCCAAGCTGACAGATGAAGACTGCGAACAATTGATACAACAATTATAA
- a CDS encoding metallophosphoesterase, giving the protein MTTVLIYWLIKPKTTAAKAALIAVVFIINNSALIYGLTEFWGERFHVYLVISILQGFMFYAGLITSVVALIVYKFFKRKPRLILLRTFAITVYIAIVSLAIFNAYSPVVHRLTVTSDKPLAKPMDIALISDTHLGRWFGNRQIKKMVNLIDAQHPDVVVIAGDIMNDNTIAYDNTNMREQLSKLKAPLGVYATLGNHDYFGYDQQITQAVEEAGIKTLDNESVLLNDSVWLVGRSDDIDRTRLSADELLTQVETDKPVIFLEHRPSAMDEVSALPVDLHLSGHTHGGQIFPLTLLMDWLTPLNYGSKKIADTQFLVTSGYGIGPVPFRLGTRSEIWIITLQSGV; this is encoded by the coding sequence ATGACCACCGTTCTTATTTACTGGTTAATAAAGCCAAAAACGACTGCTGCAAAAGCTGCACTGATAGCTGTTGTCTTTATTATTAATAATAGTGCTCTCATTTATGGCTTGACTGAGTTTTGGGGTGAGCGCTTTCACGTCTATCTGGTCATTAGTATTTTGCAAGGTTTTATGTTTTATGCCGGTTTGATAACTTCTGTAGTTGCGCTCATTGTCTATAAGTTCTTTAAGAGAAAACCTCGTCTAATACTCTTGCGAACCTTTGCCATTACAGTTTATATCGCCATTGTTAGCTTAGCGATATTTAATGCTTATTCACCCGTCGTACATCGTTTAACTGTTACGAGTGATAAACCGCTGGCTAAACCAATGGATATTGCGCTTATCTCTGATACGCATTTGGGTAGATGGTTTGGCAATCGACAGATAAAAAAAATGGTAAACCTTATCGATGCGCAACATCCCGATGTCGTGGTGATCGCTGGTGATATTATGAATGACAATACCATTGCTTACGATAATACGAATATGCGTGAACAATTATCAAAGTTAAAAGCACCGCTTGGCGTCTATGCGACTTTAGGCAATCACGATTATTTCGGTTATGACCAGCAGATCACTCAAGCGGTGGAAGAGGCGGGTATCAAAACCCTTGATAATGAGAGTGTGCTATTAAATGATTCAGTATGGCTAGTGGGGCGTTCTGATGACATCGATCGTACCAGACTGTCAGCAGATGAGTTGTTAACGCAAGTAGAGACAGATAAACCAGTGATATTTTTGGAACATCGTCCTAGCGCGATGGATGAGGTCAGCGCCCTGCCAGTCGATTTGCATCTGTCTGGGCATACCCATGGCGGGCAGATATTTCCACTAACGCTATTGATGGATTGGTTGACACCACTAAACTATGGCAGCAAAAAAATAGCCGATACGCAGTTTTTGGTGACCTCTGGTTATGGTATCGGTCCAGTACCGTTTAGACTGGGAACGCGTTCTGAGATTTGGATAATTACGTTGCAGTCTGGTGTATGA
- a CDS encoding thiol-disulfide oxidoreductase DCC family protein, with amino-acid sequence MIIQNHINSYREQANLSITMYYDDACVICSTEAHNMKKRQPEKIHLVPVDEGVDELAVAGFSRKDAMTYMCVQDSYGNWYTHMDAVRLLYRTGSVKLSTLLFLPVVKQLGDFAYPYVARNRYRIPNWVTKLLYGKALMQACENGVCKIAPNTR; translated from the coding sequence ATGATTATCCAAAACCATATCAACAGCTATAGAGAGCAAGCGAATTTGTCCATTACCATGTACTACGATGATGCGTGCGTGATATGTAGCACCGAGGCGCATAATATGAAAAAACGTCAACCGGAAAAGATACACTTAGTTCCTGTAGACGAGGGGGTTGATGAGTTGGCAGTCGCAGGATTCAGCCGTAAGGATGCGATGACTTATATGTGTGTGCAAGACAGCTACGGCAATTGGTATACTCACATGGATGCCGTGCGGCTGCTCTACAGAACGGGCAGCGTGAAATTGTCAACGTTGTTATTTTTGCCAGTGGTCAAACAACTTGGCGACTTCGCTTATCCGTATGTCGCGCGCAATCGCTATAGAATTCCGAATTGGGTGACCAAGCTGCTCTATGGCAAAGCGCTGATGCAGGCTTGTGAAAACGGCGTTTGCAAAATAGCACCAAATACACGTTAA
- the dnaK gene encoding molecular chaperone DnaK has translation MGKVIGIDLGTTNSCVAVMEGDKVKVIENAEGTRTTPSIVAYKNDEILVGQSAKRQAVTNPNNTLFAIKRLIGRRFDDKVVQKDIGMVPYKIAKADNGDAWVEINGKKLAPPQVSAEILKKMKKTAEDYLGETVTEAVVTVPAYFNDSQRQATKDAGKIAGLDVKRIINEPTAAALAYGMDKKQGDSTVAVYDLGGGTFDVSIIEIADVDGEQQFEVLATNGDTFLGGEDFDSALIDYLVDEFKKDQDVNLKGDSLAMQRLKEAAEKAKIELSSAQSTEVNLPYITADSNGPKHLVVTISRSKLESLTEELVQRTMGPCKIALEDAGIKIGDIDDVILVGGQTRMPLVQQKVQEFFGQEPRKDVNPDEAVAAGAAIQGAVLSGEKTDVLLLDVTPLTLGIETMGGVMTPVIEKNTMIPTKKSQVFSTAEDNQPAVTIQVYQGERKIANQNKQLGRFDLTDIPPAPRGLPQIEVTFDINADGIMNISATDKGTGKAQSIQIKADSGLTDEEIEQMVRDAEANAAEDEKFANLAQVRNEADGRIHAVQKALKDAEDKVTAEEKSTVEAAISELEAVMKEDDHDDIKAKLEALDNAFLPVSQKIYADAGAGSEGMDPSQFQQGADNAADSNQADDDVVDAEFTEVDEDKK, from the coding sequence ATGGGTAAAGTAATTGGTATTGATTTAGGTACGACTAACTCGTGTGTCGCAGTGATGGAAGGTGACAAAGTCAAAGTCATCGAAAATGCTGAAGGTACTCGTACAACGCCATCTATCGTTGCTTATAAAAACGATGAAATTTTGGTGGGTCAGTCAGCCAAACGTCAAGCGGTCACCAATCCAAACAACACGTTGTTTGCGATTAAGCGTTTGATTGGTCGTCGTTTTGATGACAAAGTCGTGCAAAAAGACATCGGCATGGTACCTTACAAAATCGCCAAAGCAGATAACGGTGATGCATGGGTAGAAATTAATGGTAAAAAATTAGCACCACCACAGGTTTCTGCTGAAATCTTGAAAAAAATGAAAAAAACAGCAGAAGACTATCTTGGTGAAACTGTTACTGAAGCGGTTGTAACGGTACCAGCTTATTTTAATGACTCACAACGTCAAGCAACAAAAGACGCGGGTAAAATTGCGGGTCTTGATGTAAAACGTATCATCAACGAACCAACAGCTGCGGCTCTTGCGTACGGTATGGACAAGAAGCAAGGCGATAGCACGGTTGCTGTTTATGACTTGGGTGGTGGTACTTTTGACGTATCAATCATCGAAATCGCTGACGTTGATGGCGAGCAGCAGTTTGAAGTTTTAGCAACCAATGGTGATACATTCCTTGGTGGTGAAGACTTTGACTCAGCATTGATTGATTATTTAGTTGATGAGTTCAAAAAAGACCAAGATGTCAATTTGAAAGGTGACTCATTGGCGATGCAGCGTCTAAAAGAAGCGGCAGAAAAAGCGAAAATTGAGTTATCAAGTGCCCAAAGTACTGAGGTGAACTTGCCTTATATTACTGCAGACAGCAATGGTCCTAAGCATTTGGTGGTCACTATCAGTCGCTCAAAACTTGAGAGCTTAACTGAAGAGTTGGTACAACGTACCATGGGTCCTTGTAAGATTGCGCTTGAAGATGCTGGCATAAAAATTGGTGACATCGATGATGTTATCTTAGTTGGTGGTCAGACTCGTATGCCACTGGTACAGCAAAAAGTACAAGAATTCTTCGGTCAGGAGCCACGTAAAGATGTGAACCCTGATGAAGCAGTAGCGGCAGGGGCTGCGATTCAAGGCGCGGTATTGTCTGGTGAAAAAACAGACGTATTGTTACTTGATGTGACGCCACTAACGCTTGGTATCGAAACGATGGGTGGTGTCATGACACCAGTTATTGAGAAAAACACCATGATTCCTACTAAGAAATCACAGGTATTCTCAACGGCTGAAGACAACCAACCAGCTGTGACCATCCAGGTTTATCAAGGTGAGCGTAAAATCGCTAACCAAAATAAACAGCTTGGTCGTTTTGATTTGACGGATATTCCACCAGCACCACGTGGTCTACCGCAAATTGAAGTTACTTTTGACATCAATGCTGACGGTATCATGAATATCTCAGCAACTGACAAAGGTACGGGTAAAGCGCAAAGCATCCAGATCAAAGCAGATTCTGGCTTGACGGATGAAGAAATCGAGCAAATGGTTCGTGATGCAGAAGCCAATGCTGCAGAAGACGAAAAATTCGCTAACTTAGCGCAAGTTCGTAACGAAGCAGATGGTCGTATTCATGCGGTACAAAAAGCGTTGAAAGATGCTGAAGATAAAGTAACTGCTGAAGAAAAATCAACAGTAGAAGCTGCTATCTCTGAGCTTGAAGCGGTAATGAAAGAAGATGATCATGATGACATCAAAGCCAAGCTTGAAGCATTAGACAATGCCTTCTTGCCAGTTAGTCAGAAGATTTATGCTGATGCAGGCGCAGGTAGCGAGGGCATGGATCCAAGCCAGTTCCAACAAGGCGCGGACAATGCAGCAGATAGCAACCAAGCTGATGATGACGTCGTTGATGCTGAGTTTACTGAAGTAGACGAAGACAAAAAATAA
- a CDS encoding fatty acid desaturase family protein produces MRHPSLASVEWQDLRQLSLSETVYNIFLSLPFLLLSWWSAWQGWWLLALVATFFFFTAALRQAHDCYHRTLGVSKVATELMLFLLSITMLCSTHAIRHTHLNHHRDPLGDSDVEGNWARLPWYQAILGGGLFSIAIQWFGLTHGSRRNRMLVGFDLLLIFAVIATAFITMHPVLIYHVLVMILANIMVGFFAVWSVHHGCDDVVYARSERHPLINLLTFNLLYHIEHHLFPAVPTNHLPTLAKRLDVAAPQWTQQPVIPFLAAANQHQKSSVTQKSNASHLDI; encoded by the coding sequence ATGCGTCATCCTTCGTTAGCCAGTGTTGAATGGCAAGATTTGCGTCAGCTTAGTCTGAGCGAGACCGTTTATAATATTTTCTTATCTTTACCTTTTTTATTATTGTCATGGTGGAGCGCGTGGCAAGGGTGGTGGTTACTTGCACTTGTGGCGACATTTTTCTTTTTTACTGCCGCACTGAGACAAGCGCATGATTGCTATCACCGCACTTTAGGGGTGAGTAAAGTCGCCACAGAGCTCATGCTGTTTCTTCTCAGTATCACGATGCTCTGTAGCACGCATGCTATTCGGCATACTCATCTTAACCATCATAGAGATCCACTGGGTGACAGCGATGTCGAGGGTAATTGGGCTCGTCTGCCTTGGTATCAGGCGATATTGGGAGGCGGACTTTTCTCGATTGCGATTCAGTGGTTTGGCTTGACGCATGGTAGCCGCCGCAATCGTATGCTCGTTGGCTTTGATCTGTTGCTCATTTTCGCAGTGATTGCCACCGCTTTTATCACGATGCATCCAGTTTTGATATATCACGTATTGGTGATGATATTGGCCAATATCATGGTGGGATTCTTTGCCGTATGGAGTGTCCATCATGGTTGCGATGATGTGGTATATGCCCGCAGTGAGCGCCATCCATTGATTAATTTGCTAACCTTTAATTTGCTCTATCATATTGAGCATCACCTATTTCCAGCTGTCCCGACTAATCATTTACCAACACTGGCGAAGCGCTTAGATGTTGCCGCACCGCAATGGACGCAGCAGCCAGTCATTCCCTTTTTAGCCGCAGCCAATCAGCACCAAAAATCTAGCGTGACTCAAAAATCCAATGCCAGCCACCTTGATATTTAG
- a CDS encoding metallophosphoesterase — protein MQTSVWVIVFVITNGLLLLSVNRAFKNSYRWISGWVLVMHFMLLTALVTSLFYGGYWLITSLTGDALATPATVDFGLRMLALAIFVGLFVYALYSAYAPVVRELSIDIDKPLAKPLRIAVASDLHIGRLFGSGAIDRLHHLMVKNTADILLMPGDIMDDNTQAFTNYNMAKNLAELCKSLPYGVYATLGNHDLYGHEQPIVQALRTAGVQLLNDEVIRLTHQGQAFWLMGRFDNHKRQRVPTTELLAQVNNAEPLILLDHRPSDIAEHSQMPIDLQLSGHTHNGQIFPANFIVSAINRLGYGYEVINDSHFVVSSGYGFWGIPFRLGSRSEIWLITLNGHVEDNV, from the coding sequence TTGCAAACTTCGGTATGGGTCATCGTATTCGTTATTACCAACGGTTTGCTGCTACTCAGTGTCAATAGAGCATTTAAAAATAGCTATCGCTGGATCAGTGGTTGGGTGTTAGTTATGCATTTCATGCTATTGACGGCTTTAGTTACCAGCCTATTTTATGGTGGCTATTGGCTAATTACATCGCTAACTGGTGATGCGCTCGCTACACCGGCTACCGTCGATTTTGGGTTGCGCATGTTGGCATTGGCAATATTTGTCGGGTTATTTGTTTACGCCCTATATAGTGCTTATGCGCCTGTGGTACGTGAGTTATCTATTGATATTGATAAACCTTTGGCTAAGCCATTACGTATTGCGGTCGCTAGCGACTTACATATCGGGAGACTGTTTGGCAGCGGTGCAATAGATAGACTGCATCATCTTATGGTAAAAAATACAGCCGACATATTGCTAATGCCGGGCGATATCATGGATGATAATACACAAGCATTTACTAATTATAATATGGCAAAAAACTTGGCTGAGTTATGCAAAAGCCTGCCGTATGGGGTCTATGCAACTTTAGGCAATCATGATTTGTACGGGCACGAGCAGCCAATTGTCCAAGCGTTGCGTACTGCTGGCGTGCAGTTATTAAATGACGAAGTCATACGCCTCACGCACCAAGGGCAAGCGTTTTGGCTGATGGGACGCTTCGACAATCATAAGCGTCAGCGCGTTCCGACGACTGAGCTACTGGCACAGGTTAATAACGCTGAGCCGCTGATATTATTAGACCACAGACCAAGTGATATCGCTGAGCACAGCCAAATGCCGATTGATTTACAGCTCTCTGGGCATACCCATAACGGTCAGATATTCCCCGCCAACTTCATTGTTAGTGCCATCAACCGCTTGGGTTATGGCTATGAGGTCATCAATGACAGTCACTTTGTGGTGTCATCTGGTTACGGCTTTTGGGGTATCCCATTTCGCTTGGGTTCGCGCTCAGAGATTTGGCTGATCACTTTGAATGGTCATGTTGAAGATAACGTTTAA
- a CDS encoding methyltransferase domain-containing protein, whose product MKTLATPDNFSPRKQTIARHFANANDYDQHANVQQQVCQYLIDKLTHTEHDSVLEVGAGTGQMTRLLAAHIQSQYWLINELCAEQAATLQSILPNADIAIGDAETMDFEDEHSLIISANAVQWFDDPLNFVAQSARRLRTGGQLLFNTFTPNNFLQIKSLTGQGLYYPDIIEWRLALISAGFEKIELSTERFELPFASPYAILKHMKLTGVSTNQTQVKANSTQPFMWTKARLQQFESDYWQNFSAQDDDGQPIVHLTYEVLIVSAFKS is encoded by the coding sequence ATGAAAACACTCGCCACGCCTGATAACTTTAGCCCCAGAAAACAAACCATCGCTCGTCATTTTGCCAATGCTAACGACTATGATCAGCATGCCAATGTTCAGCAGCAAGTCTGTCAATATTTAATAGACAAACTCACTCACACTGAACACGACAGTGTGCTTGAAGTCGGTGCAGGAACTGGTCAAATGACCCGCCTACTCGCAGCACACATTCAAAGTCAATATTGGCTGATCAATGAATTATGCGCTGAACAAGCGGCTACTTTACAATCCATATTGCCCAATGCTGACATAGCAATTGGCGATGCTGAAACGATGGACTTTGAGGATGAGCATAGCTTGATAATCAGTGCCAATGCTGTGCAGTGGTTTGATGATCCCTTAAACTTTGTTGCGCAATCAGCACGGCGTTTGCGAACTGGAGGTCAACTGCTGTTTAACACTTTTACGCCAAATAACTTTTTGCAAATTAAAAGTTTGACTGGTCAAGGACTCTATTACCCAGATATCATTGAGTGGCGACTGGCACTGATCAGTGCGGGTTTTGAGAAAATTGAACTGTCCACTGAGCGTTTCGAGTTACCGTTTGCCAGTCCTTACGCCATCCTAAAACATATGAAATTGACGGGCGTATCGACCAATCAGACGCAAGTAAAAGCCAACAGCACCCAGCCCTTTATGTGGACCAAGGCACGCTTGCAACAGTTTGAGTCTGATTATTGGCAAAATTTTTCGGCGCAAGATGACGACGGTCAGCCTATCGTTCATTTGACTTATGAAGTACTGATAGTGAGTGCCTTTAAATCATGA
- the grpE gene encoding nucleotide exchange factor GrpE → MSEQNTNHESPEQNVAHDNIEHSDSILEETMKEFDPKHNSGEEMTIENEIDLDTFKARIAELEGEVKQAKEVTARANAEAYNAQKRMEQEADKSKRFALQKFAKELLEVVDNLERAIESAHADDPVTEGVRLTHKALLDVLNKNGVEMVDPQGEKFNADLHEAVGIDEEAEADTVGTVLQKGYSLNGRLLRPAMVRVGQ, encoded by the coding sequence ATGAGCGAGCAAAATACCAACCACGAATCGCCTGAGCAAAATGTGGCGCATGACAATATTGAACACAGTGACAGTATTTTAGAAGAAACCATGAAAGAGTTTGATCCAAAGCATAACTCAGGTGAAGAGATGACCATCGAAAATGAAATCGATCTCGACACCTTTAAAGCGCGCATCGCTGAACTAGAAGGTGAAGTGAAGCAAGCTAAAGAAGTCACCGCCCGTGCCAATGCCGAAGCTTACAATGCACAAAAACGCATGGAGCAAGAGGCGGATAAGAGTAAGCGTTTTGCCTTGCAGAAATTTGCCAAAGAGCTATTAGAAGTGGTCGATAATTTAGAACGCGCCATCGAAAGCGCCCATGCCGATGACCCTGTTACAGAAGGGGTGAGACTGACGCACAAAGCGTTATTGGACGTATTAAATAAGAACGGCGTCGAAATGGTTGACCCACAAGGCGAGAAATTTAATGCTGATTTGCACGAAGCTGTCGGTATCGATGAAGAAGCAGAGGCTGATACTGTCGGTACTGTATTACAAAAAGGTTATAGCTTGAACGGTCGTTTATTACGCCCAGCCATGGTACGTGTTGGGCAGTAG